The following is a genomic window from Mustela lutreola isolate mMusLut2 chromosome 5, mMusLut2.pri, whole genome shotgun sequence.
GAGCTGAAAATACCCATCCAGCCTTCTTCACAGGGCAGTCAGGATTAATTCACGCAGTGGTATGAGAATTTAAAATGCTCAGATAAAATGCTGTTTCTCTTAGAAAGACTGCCTCTGGCTCTTGGACCTACCAGGAGCCAGTCTTCCCTGAatcttccctgtcttctctgagaAGGCCAGCTCAGCCTCTCTGGGCAGCTCAAGCTAGAAAGTGCCAACCTCAGAGGATAGTTGGAAGAGAGCTGGGGCCCAGTTGCCTGCCTCAAGGCAGATCACATCTCCTGACCCAGGCCCCAAAGCCCTCCTAATGTCCCTGCCACTCTTCCAAGCGTTAGCTGGTAGTTCAGGGACACTCCCTGAGTGCCACGGCCTGAACATAGCGCTGTCATTCAGGGTCTCTTCATAGTCAAGAGTGTAGACTCTGGAATCAGTCAGACTCAGATTCAAATCCTACATCTGCCCTGCCCCAATtccctctggatttttttttttttttttttttttgagaaattcctTCAGcattttgagcctcagtttcctcagcaataaaaagggaaTAATATCAAGGTCCATGTGGGTTGCAGTATAAGGATCAAAAGAGTGAAAgtatatctttcatttatttatttaaaaaaaattttttttctaagtaatctctgtgctcactgtggggctcgaacccatgaccccaagatcaagagccagccaggaacccatatgattcatttattaatagatcTTTTGACAAGCACTTAATAATTCTAGTGTGgtatataatctcatttaattctttttttttaaagatttatttatttatttatttgacagacagagatcacaagtaggcagagaggcaggcagagagagaggaggaagcaggcttcccgccgagcagagagcccaatgtggggctcgatcccaggactctgggatcatgtcctgagccgaaggcagaggctttaacccactgagccacccaggtgcccctcatttaattcttataataaacctagggaaaatatactatcatacccattttgcagatgtgtAATATGAGGCTCAGAGGGGCTACACATTCAGTTAGTGGAAGGGCTAGAATTTAAACCCAGATCTGACTCACTGTGGCACTGTGCTGCTGGAAAGACATGAGCATTAGGCAAGCTGCCTCTTAACCTCACATTGATCTCAGCAGAGCACCCTTCTTTCCATCACCCCAGTGGGTTTACCCCCAGTGCCTGCTCTCTGCTGTCTCTGTTCAACAATAACCAGCACAGTGTTTGATTCAAAAAGCTCACTCAGTATCCATTTaaagaatgaatcaatgaatgaatgaatggctctGGGCAGCGTCTGGAGCTACAGAGGGCTCAGGGTAAGACTTCTAAGAGAGCCGTGGGGCTCTCCAGGTGGCTTCCTGGGGAGGATATGGGGGAAGGAAACTGTGTCCTTGCTCCACAGGAAACCTGAGTCGATTGCCTGGCCAAACACACATGTGTCTTGAGTGGGCAGCCTGGCAcagggaaaatgttttctttttaaacaaattgttttaaattttatgtatttatttgacagagaaaggcatAGCAagaaaggaacacaaacagggggagtgggggagggagaaacaggttctctgctgagcaaggagcctgatgtgtgactggatcccaggatcctgggatcatgacctgagccaaaggcagacacttaatgactgagccacccaggcatccttggcACGGGGAAAATTATCTTAAGTGCAGAGAAACAGAGGTGGGTATGAGATCGGGTACTGTCCCTGAAAAAGATTTCCAATTTTTGTCTAGTAAATCCCAGGTCACTAGCTATTTTGTCCTTTGTTATGCCATTTAATCCTCAACCCCTGGGAGGCAGACACAGGGTAAATTTGGCATCATAACTGCCATTTGAAGAAAACGAGGCTCTAATATTGGacagacttgcccaaggttgaCCAGCGACTGAGTGCCTATACTGAAATGTAAACCCAGATCAGATTTCCAAGTtctgagacttttttccattaCCCCATGCCGTAGGCTTCACCATCACACTCTAGTCTCAGGCAAGTCAAATTCAGTCCCTGAGCCCAGAGTCAATGATGCCTGTGCTGGCCAGCTTCATAGGAAAGCTGCCCAGATGAGAAGAGGGCAGGAGGAGATGAAGAGCTTTGCGGAAGTCATTGTAACCATTTGCTGAGTGCTGactgtgtgccagacattatTCCAGGCCTTAAGTGCACTCATTTCATCTTCAAGCAAATTTAGGAGATGGGTGCTATTAACATAGATATCTTCAACAGAGAAGTTTGAGTAACATTCCTGTAGttcacagagaggaagaggtggaggcaggatttgaactcaggcggCCTTATCCCAAAGCTTGTATTCTCAAATGTGCCTTTTGCTGTGTGTCTACTTGTGCCAGGCACATTGAGTACTTGCTTTATAGGAATTAACTGATCAAATCCTCAGGACCACTCTGCAAGGCAGATGCTCTTACCATCATCTCTGTTTTATAGACAGGGAAACGAAGGCTCAAAGACAATAAgttgcccaggatcacacagctagaTTTTGTTAACCCTAGAGCTGTGCCCTCACCCACTGCCGCCAATGTACCATAAAGTCCCTGGAGAGCCTAAGGAACGAGTGTGACAAACATAAGGGTAATGGGGGTGTCTGATGTGGTGGTCCCAGGGTGACCACAGAAAGAGCTGCCCACACCCGGGTACCTGAACAGGAGGAGAATCCATCGTGAGCTCCTCGACGGGGTTCCGCTctgcaaaagcagccacagagagCCGGACCAGACTCCGCAGGATCTGCCGGGGACCTGACTCTTTCTCGGGGGTCACTTTGCCATGGAGATTCGGCTGCCGCCTCAGGGTTGCAGAGGAGGCCGGTGGACTCAGTGGAGCCTCCTCGCTGCCTGGGTCTCCTGGAAGCCTCCCTGTGGGGCTGCCCGTAACCTTCGGGGGCCTTGAGCGTGGCTGTCCCATCACAGACTGGGGCTCAGGAAGGTTCAGGTTCTCCCGGGAGGCGTTCCTCTGCCTGGGATGGTTGAAAAGGAGGTTGACAGTATCTTGCAGCACCTCTCGGCTCTCAGCCTGTGCTCCCTGGTTGCCTTGGTTACGCAGGGTTCTGTACAGCGTTGGTGTGAGGTGAAAGGGGGCCTGCAGGCAGGGGTCCCAGCCCGCTTCCATCATCCCTTCCTGACCTGCTTCCTTGTGGGGCTGCCCCACTTCACCAGGCTCGTCTGGCTGGCCCCGGAGTACAGGCACAAGGTGGATATCTGCCTTCTGAATGTGTTTCTGGGGCCTCTTGGGCTGGTGGCGGTAGGTAGATTCAGCCTCCCGACAGTTGTAGGCCCTATTGTCCTTCTTCTCTGTCCTGCAGATGGACATAATCAGAGCCAAGATCAACCCAAAGATGGCCAACAGCACAACCAGGCAAATCACTGTCAGCACCGATGTGCTCAGGGTCCCAGGCTCCCGGGCCCGGTCCCTCAGGTGATCCACGCTGGTGACAAACAAGACCCTCAGCAGGGCTTGTGTCTGCAAGGAGGGGCTGCCACGGTCTTCCACCACTATCTCCAGCTCCCACTCACTCCCGATGAGGCTGCTGGCGTTGGTGATGTTGATGAACAGCTGGCCCAGGTGGGGGCTGAGGACAAAGAGACGGGCTTCATTCCCACGCCTAATGCTATAGAGGAGCTCTCCATTTGCCCCTGAGTCTGCATCTCTTGCTACAATGGCAACCAAAAGGAATGGCCTGGAACTGGGGGTTGCCAGTGGCAGTGTGTCAGCCCCTGCTGGTCCCAAGGCATTAGGAGTTTCAACAGGCACCAGAAGGTGGCCTGTGGAGGCATTGACGAGCACTGAGAGGCTGGCTTTTCCATCACTGAGTATAGGGTGGATCACCTCTGGGGTATTATCATTGACATCCAAGAGGCTGACCCACACAGAGACGCTGGATGCAAGTAGGGGCTGGCCCTTGTCCTCTGCGATCACGCGGAACTCAAAACTGGTCATCTGTTCATAGTCTAGTGACCTCTGGGCAGTGACATCTCCTGTGTCTGAGTCAATAGCTACCAAGTGAGAAACTGGGGAGTCCTGGATACGGTATGAGATTTGTCCATTTAGGCCCAAGTCTGCATCATGAGCCTTGACAGTAATGAGGTGAAGAGAAGGTAGGTTGTTCTCCCGAGTAGAGACCTCATACCTGCTCCTCTCAAACACAGGTGCGTTGTCATTGGCATCGCTGATCTGAATGCTGAGCTGTTTCTTGGCTGATAATGGCTGGAGTCCTTGGTCTTGAGCCAGCAGAGTGAGGGTATATTCGGGCCACTGCTCTCTGTCCAGTGTCGTGTTGGTTAATAGCATGTATGTATTGCCGTTAGTCCTTTTCAGCCTGAAATGGCCCAGTTCTTGGCTCAGCCAACAGTGGACCAGACCATTATTTCCTGAGTCCAAGTCATCTGCCATGACGAGAGCAATGAAACTATCCTTTGGAAGAGCCTCTGACACCAGAGATGGTTCAGACGCCCACGTGATGTGGATGCTTGGGGCATTGTCATTGACGTCCAGGACCTTGATGAGGACTTTGCAGTGGGCTGGGATGGGATTGGGACCTAAGTCCTTTGCCTGGACGTCCACCTCATAGGCAGGATTCTTTTCATAGTCTAGGCGTTGACGCAGAATCACCTGCCCCGTCTTTGCATCGATACTGAAGGTGTCCAAAACCTCTGGAGGCACATGTTTACTGAGGAAGAATTCCACCTCCCCATTGGGACCTTGGTCAGGGTCTGTGGCAGTCAAGTTTATGAGGAGAGTACCAGGAGCAGCATCTTCTTGGATTTCTAGTGCCAGGGAGCTCTCCGCAAACATAGGACTATTGTCATTGGAGTCCAGGACATTGACCTTGACCAAGCTGGTGCCTGACTTTGGGGGGCTCCCGCTGTCATAGGCAGTTAGCACCAGATCAAAAAATGAGTGGATTTCCCGGTCTAGCTCTTTCACCACTACGAGTTCTGCATGTTTGGTTTCATCTGGCCCCACGATGACATCCAGGGCAAAGTGCTCACTGGGAGACAGTGTGTATGAGTGCAAGGTGTTGGAGCCAGTATCTGGGTCCAGGGCTCTGTCCAGGGGGATCCGGGTGCGCAGAGAGGCACTCTCAGAGATTTCCAGCTCTTGCTCACCTTTGGGGAACTGTGGCTCATGGTCATTGATGTCCAGCACCTGGATCTCCACATGGATCAGAGCCAAGTCCCCTGTGGCAAGCACGTCAAAGGAAACCAGGCAGGGGTCCTGCTGCCGGCAGAGCTGTTCCCGGTCCAGCCGGCTCCCCGTGCTAAGCAGGCCGTCCTCAGGGTCCACCTGGATGGGGAGTGCCTGAGACAGCTGCAGGACCTGGAAGGCAGTCTTCATCTGCCCacgcccctcctcccagcccagtTCCTGGGACAGCTTCCCTATCACCGTCCCAGACGGCACCTCTTCTGCCACTTGGTATTTCACAGTGAGAGTGGCCACTTCCTGACCATGCCCTGGAGGGAAAAAGTAGCCACCTGGCCCAAAAAGCCCCAGCAGAAGTGGCAGAAGTCGCATCATGCTTACCGCCAGAATGGGCTAGACTCAGAAACCACTACAGTCCTTCAAAGGCTAGGCAAGTCCTCCACGCTTTCCCGAGGGGCCTGATTAGCCCCGTTCTCCTGCCCCCAGACCTGCTGTCACAGCCTCGTCCCATAATTAGATGATGATGGAAGTAGCAGGATTCCCAGGCAAGGCCATTTTCATCTGAAGAGATATCAGAGGTCCAAGCACTGACGAAGTGAAATTGCCAAGGGGCACCCTGCACAGGGGCACCCGCGGGTCCCCTTCAGTAAATGATGGGCAAAAGCCGGTCCAAGAGGGACTTGACCCAGTAAAGCAGGATGTGGGGATCCGACTTCCAAACAGTTGCTGGGCtggggaaatggagaagcagctTTTTCCTATGGAAACCCCACCTACAGGAAAAGGGAGGGCTGTAAGTTTCAGTGCCAATTAGAGAAAGAGGGCTTCCCGTGAAGCCCAAGGGGCCTGCGGTGGAGGAGGATGGGCTGCAGCTCCGGGACAGGGCAACAAGGTGCTATCCACGCAAGGTGGCCCCTGAGGGAAAGGGAGCCACTGTGTAGGCAAGTGGACAAAGAGCCTGAGACCCTGCCTACCCCAGTACCCCTCCTGGGTGTGTCATGCTCTTTTCCactgctctctttttttccttcatatcccCATGATTCCTCCCCCAATCCAGTCTTCTCTCCACACTCACCTACCTCTAAGTCCTGACTCTTCCCTGATCATCCATTTTTGTCTCTTGGGAAGCAGCTATGATCAAGAGCGTGGCCATCAGAGCCAAACTGCTTAGGTTCAGATTCTGACTCTGCAATTTACCAGCTGGGTCGTGtgggacaagtcacttaaccctcTCTGGGCGTCCTCCACTTCATCCTTAGAGTGTGGATGGGAATAAGCATAGTAGCCCTCACAGCAGGAAATTGTGAGGACAAATGAAATGATGCATGAAGGGCTGGGTCCTGGCTCAGAGGACAGGCAATGACGTTTTGCGAGTGGTAGCGAGTGGTAGGTGTTTAGAATGGAATAGCTAGTCTCAGCTTGTAGCTCTGGCCCTTGCACTGGCCCCAGGGCTGTCCCTGCTCACAAGGACCCACGAGGGTGCCTATGGCCTTGGCTCCTGAAGCCCTGGGATCTCTCTGACCTGACCGTGTggcttccctcccccttcccttcctgctctCCAGCCTGGAAGCCCATTGTTCTCTGCATCTGGTCCAGCCTGAGTCCCTATCTGGGGGAATCCCCGGGCCTCCCGCTCCcctttcttgggaggtttttatacttgtccctctcccacgccTTCCTCTCCttatccctcccttcccctgattCTTCTCTCCCCCCTGCTGTTTATGActgattcccaccaacagtactcCATCCCCATCACCACCACTTCTAGGGAGGTGGATGTTTTCAGATGTGCCCTCCCCTCATTTACCTCCTCACAGAGGTAAGGCCCAGGATCACCTGGGTGGCATTTGTGGTGGCTTGTGGCTTCTCATTTACCTCCTCACTTGCTGCACCCAGCACCCTCCTGGTCTTCTACCCTGACTCCGGCTGAGTCTAGAGGTTTGTAAAACATTAGAAGTATTGGGAATTTAAGGCCTGCTTCCTTTAGGTGGCTGTTTGCAACTGAGTCTTTGAGGCTGGAGGTGCCCATTGGGACACAGGGGACCTCCATCAGGGCTTGTTGGCTTGTAGGCCTGTGGCCATTAGGACAGGGGCCGCTGAGGGAGTCTCAAGCCTCAGAGCCATCTGTGCCCATCCCTGCCCCCATGTTTTCTTTCCCACGCTCTGTCCTTTACTCCATGTTCCACTCCTTGAGGTTCCCTGTCCTTGTCACTTGTTGAACCACAGCAAGGGCCTGAATCCATGGGGCCTTCTCCTATAGTGTGGCCCTACAGACAGAACACCCACAAGCTTGGAGACATTGCAcgagtcacttaacttctctgcgcctcggtttccttctctgtagagTGTGGCTGTCACCCTCCTCAGGAGATTATGGTAAGGATTCAGTGAGATGATACCTAGAAGGGCCTAGCAGAGGGCCTGGTCCAAAGAAAGCATCCATTCCATGTTTCTGTAGCTTGTATTATTTTCCAGGTCTGATGCAAATGGTGAGGATGACCTTGCATTTGTCCcttcactgttttttgttttttcttttttaatttaaaattgtatttatttattttacggaaagaacaagcaaggggaacagcaggcagagggagagggagaaacagagccccctgctgagcaagtagtggggctcaaacccaggaccctgggatcatgaccttagtcaaaggcagacatttaatcgactgacccatccaggtgcccctgccccttcgctgttttctctgcctgcatGGCCAAGGAAGCTCAATTTCCAGGGCTTTCTCAGCCCAGGCTGGGGCCAGGTGCTGTCTGTGCTTCAAAGGGAGCAAGCACAGGCCCCAGGCCCCTGTTGCTCAGAGATGGGCCCTAGGCTTACTGCCCTTGGATGACAGCCTGCATGGCAGCCTCACTCTCTGGCCCTCACTTGTCCTATCATGTGCAGTGCACCTAGCAAGACAAGGTGTCCCACAAGTGGCTTGCAGTCTaaggagggagtggggaaaaggaggaagggggcaCAGTAGCTCTGTGTTTGGGCTTAGTGGTCATGGGCGGCTCCTCACGGAGGGTATTGGGCCAAATCCTGAAGACAGAGAGGAGTTAGCCAGAGGAAGGTGAGTAAGCAAAGGAGAGgcaaaacaggcagagggagcagagtaGACAAAGGCTGGAGGTGAGTGAGCTGGCTCCTTACAGTATCTCCAGAGGTCTGTgtggagagtgaggaggaagaaggtAGGCAGGGGAGGTCAGAATGGGCTGCCAGACCCTCCTGGAAGTCCTGGAGTCCCATGTTTAGGATTTGGACCTTGTGTTACCGACCATGCGGAGCTTTTAAATGGCCCCAAGAAGGAAGATGAAGACAATAGCTCTATGCCAGGCCTTGTCTCGAGTGCTTTACCTATaccctcctgctcctccctcatTGCCAGGCCATCAGGATAAGGGGTAgctaacttgcccaagatcacgcAGACTGGACctccataaagccccttgggctgcactctggaaaatggaatggaagaaaacagaggagggagtggggagggccaTTGGGAATAATGCAGGGGAGCTTTGGTGCAGAAAACTCTGGTGCTGAGAATGTTTCCAGAATGCCATCTGGtggccaaaggcagagaaaaaggcccaaaggcagagaggtgggTACCTGGAGCTCACACATAGGCACAGCTCTAGACCTGTCCTGCATAGAACACACTGGAAGGAGCTTACATACGATGACAGTCACTTATCATGAGAAACCTAATGTGACCCACTGCCCACGGAAGGATTTATGGAACTCACGATTTTACCAGTGTTAACATTTATATTCTCGAAAGGACATTGTCCTGTTCatgctctgtgtgtatgtgttgccTTCACTGTACCCTGGTTGCAAAAAATGGACTCCCAGGTCACAAAAtaagaaagtttttgttttgtttttaagattttatttatttctttaagagaaagaaagcacacaggagtgatggggaggggcagagggagagagtgaagcctACTTCCCACCTAGCAGGCAGCCTGAcactaggaccttgggatcatgacctgagccaaaggcagatgcttaacccactgagccacccaggcaccccgcaacaAAGTTTGATTCCGCAGACAGTTTTTATGgttatggtttgtttgttttattcatatTGGGGGCAGAATCCCAAGCCAGCAAATAAGACTTTTTTAAGGTGATAATCTCTGGGAATGAGGTCCCGCTTAGtaattttctctcctcctttctggcTTCAGGGATCAGCCACATGTCAAGGGGCAAATGGAGATGTCACTGGAGTTTGCCTGGAGAGCCTTTATCCCTCTGAGTTTTGAAAATAGATGTGAAGTTGCACAGGTCCCCTGAAATTGGTTTGGAAACGCTAAGGATGCCTCCCTCaagcctgaaatatttttttaaagagggcaAGAATCAGGGCTGGTGTTTGGAAGTCTGGCTTGCCACCAACCTTGAGGTCATTCACACTTGGGCCCTTGGCTATGGGGCAGTGTTGGGGGATGAAgtgggaggtgtgggggtgggtcaggatttttttacaaaatgcctgatgtcggggcacctgggtggctcagtgggttaaagcctctgccttcggctcaggttatgatctcagggtcctgggatcgagccctgcatcaggctctctgctcagcggggagtctgctttccttcctctctctctgcctgcctctctgcctacttgtgacctctgtctgtcaaataaataaataaaaattaaaaaaaaaaatgcctgatgTCCTGAGGATCCTTGGGGGGTCAGACCAGCAAGGTGGGACTCTGACCCTTGGGGGACTCCCAGGTCCACTGGGTGAAGGCTAGGATCGTGCCTCACCCTATGAACATGTTGAATGGCTGGTGGCCCACCCTTGGGGCTCCTTGTGAATATGCTGAGCAGCTGTCACAGTCACTGTCACCAAGGCTGCTTGGTGAGGCTCAGATGCTTCCTCTTCCTTAGGATCGTTCCCATTGGGAGGGTGACA
Proteins encoded in this region:
- the PCDH12 gene encoding protocadherin-12, producing the protein MMRLLPLLLGLFGPGGYFFPPGHGQEVATLTVKYQVAEEVPSGTVIGKLSQELGWEEGRGQMKTAFQVLQLSQALPIQVDPEDGLLSTGSRLDREQLCRQQDPCLVSFDVLATGDLALIHVEIQVLDINDHEPQFPKGEQELEISESASLRTRIPLDRALDPDTGSNTLHSYTLSPSEHFALDVIVGPDETKHAELVVVKELDREIHSFFDLVLTAYDSGSPPKSGTSLVKVNVLDSNDNSPMFAESSLALEIQEDAAPGTLLINLTATDPDQGPNGEVEFFLSKHVPPEVLDTFSIDAKTGQVILRQRLDYEKNPAYEVDVQAKDLGPNPIPAHCKVLIKVLDVNDNAPSIHITWASEPSLVSEALPKDSFIALVMADDLDSGNNGLVHCWLSQELGHFRLKRTNGNTYMLLTNTTLDREQWPEYTLTLLAQDQGLQPLSAKKQLSIQISDANDNAPVFERSRYEVSTRENNLPSLHLITVKAHDADLGLNGQISYRIQDSPVSHLVAIDSDTGDVTAQRSLDYEQMTSFEFRVIAEDKGQPLLASSVSVWVSLLDVNDNTPEVIHPILSDGKASLSVLVNASTGHLLVPVETPNALGPAGADTLPLATPSSRPFLLVAIVARDADSGANGELLYSIRRGNEARLFVLSPHLGQLFINITNASSLIGSEWELEIVVEDRGSPSLQTQALLRVLFVTSVDHLRDRAREPGTLSTSVLTVICLVVLLAIFGLILALIMSICRTEKKDNRAYNCREAESTYRHQPKRPQKHIQKADIHLVPVLRGQPDEPGEVGQPHKEAGQEGMMEAGWDPCLQAPFHLTPTLYRTLRNQGNQGAQAESREVLQDTVNLLFNHPRQRNASRENLNLPEPQSVMGQPRSRPPKVTGSPTGRLPGDPGSEEAPLSPPASSATLRRQPNLHGKVTPEKESGPRQILRSLVRLSVAAFAERNPVEELTMDSPPVQQISQLLSLLHQGQFQPKPNHRGNKYLAKPSGGRSTIPDPDGTGARAGGQAEPDQEEGCMDPEEDLSVKQLLEEELSSLLDPHTGLALDRLSAPDPAWMARLSLPLTTNYRDNVFSPDTPAVEEPRTFQTFGKAPGPELSLTGTRLASTFLSEMSSLLEMLLEQRSGVPMEAASEVLRRLSVCGRTLSLDLATSGASGMEEQGGPGGTKGAGGRTGSSSSSSSRGLWIQEPGALGDSRELRP